One stretch of Prunus persica cultivar Lovell chromosome G1, Prunus_persica_NCBIv2, whole genome shotgun sequence DNA includes these proteins:
- the LOC18791424 gene encoding basic leucine zipper 43: MLPGEIISGLHYLAPETPIPDPAHFGIMQNNMSSLHFNTLFNNLSQAQNFPAGHEFTQQSSSLSNNSSTSDDAEEHQHLRIIDERKQRRMISNRESARRSRMRKQKHLDELWSQVVRLRNENQSLIDRLNYVSESHDRVVQENTKLKEEASDLRQTLTNLQIGSPYNINATTFRELEPEVPCNTAHLRAESSNQSIAASADLLH, from the coding sequence ATGCTTCCAGGTGAGATCATTTCAGGTCTCCACTACCTAGCACCTGAAACCCCAATTCCAGATCCTGCTCACTTTGGCATCATGCAGAACAACATGTCCTCCCTCCATTTCAATACTCTCTTTAACAATTTATCCCAAGCTCAAAACTTTCCTGCAGGCCATGAATTCACTCAGCAATCTTCAAGCCTCAGCAACAACTCCAGTACTTCTGATGACGCTGAAGAACACCAGCACCTCAGAATCATTGATGAGAGGAAGCAGAGGAGAATGATATCCAATAGAGAATCGGCTCGGCGATCGCGGATGAGGAAGCAGAAACACCTGGATGAGCTCTGGTCACAGGTGGTCAGACTGAGAAATGAGAACCAGAGTCTGATAGACAGGTTAAACTATGTGTCAGAGAGCCATGACAGGGTTGTGCAGGAGAACACTAAGCTCAAGGAAGAAGCTTCTGATCTTCGCCAAACGCTCACAAACCTTCAAATTGGCAGcccttataatattaatgcTACCACCTTCAGAGAGCTGGAACCCGAGGTGCCCTGCAACACAGCTCATCTCAGAGCTGAATCTTCAAACCAATCCATTGCTGCATCAGCTGACTTGCTCCATTGA
- the LOC18793922 gene encoding fe(2+) transport protein 1, whose amino-acid sequence MASSKLHALTVLIILISIAVNAAAVAVQDQSEQCGAKSKGACHDKAQALKLKLIAIASILVFSLIGVCLPLFSRSVPALQPDKDLFSIVKALASGVILATGYMHVLPDSFECLTSVCLPEKPWKKFPFTTFVAMLSAVLTLMVDSFSMSHYRKAFAAGTRSGDEENDKNVTPQLEHVGHGHGHGHVQDTKIEGGLNGKDSQLLRYRVVAQVLELGIVVHSVVIGLSMGASDNPCTIRPLIAALCFHQLFEGMGLGGCILQAEYGLKIKSVMVFFFSVTTPFGIALGIGLSNVYSEDSPTALIVVGLLNAASAGLLNYMALVDLLAADFMGPKLQAKPKLQMWSYLAVFLGLGGMSVMALWA is encoded by the exons ATGGCTTCTTCCAAGCTCCATGCCCTCACCGtcctcatcatcctcatcagcATAGCGGTCAATGCAGCTGCAGTAGCGGTACAGGACCAATCAGAGCAATGTGGGGCCAAATCAAAAGGAGCGTGCCATGACAAAGCACAAGCACTGAAATTGAAGCTCATTGCCATAGCTTCCATTTTGGTCTTTAGCTTGATCGGCGTCTGCCTGCCACTATTTTCACGCTCAGTTCCGGCTCTCCAGCCCGACAAGGACTTGTTCTCCATCGTCAAAGCTTTAGCCTCCGGTGTCATACTCGCGACGGGGTACATGCACGTGCTGCCAGACTCGTTTGAGTGCTTGACGTCGGTGTGTTTGCCCGAAAAGCCGTGGAAAAAGTTCCCGTTCACGACGTTCGTGGCCATGCTTTCGGCCGTGCTGACTCTCATGGTGGACTCATTTTCTATGAGCCATTATAGGAAAGCTTTCGCTGCAGGTACTCGCAGTGGAGATGAGGAGAATGACAAAAATGTTACCCCTCAATTGGAACATGTTGGTCATGGTCATGGCCATGGCCACGTCCAGGACACTAAGATTGAGGGTGGACTCAATGGCAAGGACTCACAGTTGCTGAGATATCGTGTTGTGGCACAG GTATTGGAACTAGGCATTGTGGTGCACTCAGTGGTGATTGGGCTGTCAATGGGAGCATCAGACAATCCTTGCACAATCAGACCACTCATTGCTGCCCTCTGTTTCCATCAACTCTTTGAAGGAATGGGTCTAGGTGGATGCATACTGCAG GCTGAATATGGATTGAAGATAAAATCAGTCATGGTGTTCTTCTTCTCAGTCACAACACCATTTGGTATAGCGCTAGGAATTGGTTTGTCAAATGTATACAGTGAGGACAGCCCAACAgccctaattgtggtagggCTGCTGAATGCTGCATCTGCAGGGCTGCTGAACTACATGGCTCTGGTGGATCTGCTAGCAGCTGATTTCATGGGTCCTAAATTGCAAGCCAAACCCAAGCTCCAAATGTGGTCTTACCTTGCAGTTTTTTTAGGCCTAGGAGGAATGTCAGTCATGGCCTTGTGGGCATAG